The following are encoded in a window of Platichthys flesus chromosome 19, fPlaFle2.1, whole genome shotgun sequence genomic DNA:
- the purg gene encoding purine-rich element-binding protein gamma, translating into MMAADGCCRAMDRGRAKLAAEAVPRASLPPPQPPGSDIQELASKRVDVQKKRFYLDVKQSARGRFLKIAEVWIGRGRHDNIRKSKLTLSMSAAPALRGCLGDFIDYYARIGLRGLGLAHLDEPHSNGQSRVPEPRRRAQEHAPLSPAGSAASDEHAQRVLKSELIERDNRKYFLDLKENQRGRFLRIRQTVSKGHGTMGYYGQGIEHTIVLPAQGLIEFRDALSQLIEDYGDGDADERGRTGSRNQEDEDDSPELPEAASFRVDNKRFYFDVGSNRFGVFLKISEVRQPYRNTITVPLKAWSRFGDNFLRYEEEMRRIFTCHKEKRTETRQDSEEQED; encoded by the coding sequence ATGATGGCTGCTGACGGCTGCTGCAGAGCGATGGATCGAGGCCGCGCCAAGCTGGCGGCTGAGGCTGTTCCCAGAGCATCGCTGCCCCCCCCGCAGCCGCCGGGCTCCGACATCCAGGAGCTGGCGTCGAAGCGCGTGGACGTGCAGAAGAAGCGCTTCTACCTGGACGTGAAGCAGAGCGCGCGCGGCCGCTTCCTGAAGATCGCGGAGGTTTGGATCGGCCGCGGCCGCCATGACAATATCCGGAAGAGCAAGCTGACGCTGTCCATGTCCGCGGCCCCGGCGCTGCGCGGCTGCCTCGGGGACTTCATCGACTACTACGCGCGCATCGGGCTGCGCGGCCTCGGGCTCGCGCATCTCGACGAGCCGCATAGTAACGGACAGAGCCGCGTGCCCGAGCCCCGCAGGAGAGCGCAGGAGCACGCGCCTCTGTCTCCCGCGGGGTCCGCCGCGTCTGACGAGCACGCGCAGCGCGTGCTGAAGAGCGAGCTGATCGAGCGCGACAACCGGAAGTACTTCCTGGACCTGAAGGAGAACCAGCGCGGCCGCTTCCTGCGCATCCGCCAGACGGTGAGCAAGGGCCACGGCACCATGGGCTACTACGGCCAGGGAATCGAACACACCATCGTTCTGCCAGCGCAGGGACTCATCGAGTTCCGGGACGCCCTATCGCAGCTCATCGAAGACTACGGGGACGGGGACGCTGACGAGCGCGGCCGAACCGGCTCCCGGAaccaggaggacgaggacgacaGCCCCGAGCTGCCCGAGGCCGCGTCCTTCCGTGTGGACAACAAGAGGTTCTACTTTGACGTGGGGTCCAACAGGTTCGGAGTGTTCCTGAAGATCAGCGAGGTCCGGCAGCCGTACCGGAACACCATCACCGTCCCGCTGAAGGCCTGGTCCCGGTTCGGAGACAACTTCCTCCGCtacgaggaggagatgagacgGATTTTCACTTGtcacaaagagaagaggacagagacaagACAGGACagcgaggagcaggaggactgA